Genomic DNA from Euleptes europaea isolate rEulEur1 chromosome 14, rEulEur1.hap1, whole genome shotgun sequence:
gtggactctaatgtggagaaccaggtttgattccccactcctccaggtgagcagcggactctaatctggtgaatcggattggtttcgccactcctagacatgaagcctgatgggtgaccttgggctagtcacagctctcttagagctctctcagctccacccatctcatagggtatttgttgtggggagaggaagggaaggtgattgtaaaccggtttgattcttccttaagtggtaaagcaagttggcatataaagcccaactcttcttctttttcttcttcttcagatgatATACCCAGGCCTCCAAAGAATGCTGTAGATAAATAACACacagagttagaatcatagagttggaagggaccaccagggtcatctagtccaaccccctgcacaatgcaggaaattcacacctccccccccacacacacacacccagtgaccagaaacCTTACTTCATTGAGCACTGAGAGCTGAGACAACGTTGGTGCACCTTCTAAGTTCCAATTTGGAATCCCTGCACTAACCCACTGAACCTATATAAGAGATCAGAGGGAAGAAAGATACAGAACCGATTTTGATAGAACTGTGGAAAAGAGGCCACAAATGTATTGATTCAGGGTAATGCTGTGAGGTTGATGTTAGACATAACAGGCATCTTGCTTGACTGAGAGCTCCAGCAGCCTGGAATGGCTTTGCGAAGGTGGTGGGATGCTCTCTGAAAGAGCTGTTCACGCTGCAGACGTTTCCTTGGGACTAAGAGCCCCACTCTACAAAAGTTCTGTATTCATGCTGTGTTCTCTAAATGCCTCTAGCTGTAACTTGGGTGACATCTAGCGGCCGCTAGTTGGTTAGATGCTTGTTGAGAATAACTAGCAACATGCCAGGTACTTCTGCCCCCCTGAATCTACTATCCCGAGTCTTGATTAGTAGCTCACTGCTCATTCCAAACAGCTTAGGCTTGATTCTTCCATTTGTGGAGGCTGTTGCCAGTGCCTTGAAGAGATATTTTCATCTGCTGGTTAACTCTGACGCAATGTTCAAATTGTTCTGTCCTCTACATTGCAGGGCAACAGTTTGCAGTCTTCAGAGATCCCAATGGGAAATCTTATGTGGTAGATGCCTACTGTCCACATCTTGGTGCCAACCTGTCTGTAGGCGGCCACGTGGTGGGCAGCTGCATCGAGTGCCCCTTCCATGGCTGGCAATTCAGTGGCAAAGATGGCAAGTGCACCAGAATCCCATATGCTGAAAAAGGCgagttgcatttatttatttatttattatttccatttgttaccccgctcttccggCCAAAGCCaagagcggcttacagaatataaaagtcatattaatcaataaaagcattaaaacgttttaaaatagccctataaaatcgtAAAATCATTATACTTTAAATTACATTATACATTAAATTACCCAGGCACCTAACATACAAATCACAAACCAGTTTTCTTTTGTCTCTCAGACTTCACAAGAATCTGAGCTCTTTGTGCACATCCTTAATgttgctctctccctctctccataaAATGAGAGCAGGGAGAGTGGTACAAAATATGCTGAATCAACTAAGAGTGTTACAAAATATGCTGAATCAACTAAGAGTGGTACAAAATATGCTGAATTAATTAAGTTTTACACCCGTCCACTGTCACCTccagagtggggtgtgtgtgtgttgatgcgGCTACAATCTGCAGCTTGCCACCGGGAAGTTGCAAAGCTAGCCTTCTTCTCTACAACTCTGACACTtctaattccctccccccctccccatttctccaGTGCCCGAATTTGCCAAGATCAAGGTTTGGCCATCGTGCGAGGTTGGCGGTGTGATCCTCGTCTGGTATCACTGTGATGGTGTCAACCCAACATGGCAAGTCCCGGAGCTGGAGGAGGTGGCTTCCGGAGCATGGACCTTTCATGGCATCACCGATCATTTTGTCAGTGCGCATATTGAGGTATTCCATGTAGCTTATGGTGTGCTCAGGAAATTTGGCaagatctcttccccccccccatttcctcatggcaaaaaatcttagatgagaaattgtcattgttgggcttctcgcaggatatgttattagatcttgggaaaactgaagctttcaacaaaattaaaaagtagcttaaagagcttgattataaaagtactacttttcgtgctcgcagTGTTTGtccatcccagttctttggaataccaccaccacgtggtttgcctgcttatacttattatttgacaactcctcgtctttctagagccttctgtttagctagactgaatgctaacccctctatggttatgcagggcaggattttgaatataccatacccagacaggacctgtccttgcttttctggctctatcgattcattagctcataccctcttggaatgccgcttttatgaggaacttcgatcacgttatctctctccccttttaacatataaatctaatgcctctacctctgacataatgcctttttaattaagtgacagggatcccaaggctacattgtcagtggcaagatttgtttcagtccttgtatccctcaaacattagatacatgctgctcaagatcaatggatcaaggagctctaagggataaaggaaaaggCTCTCTTCCCCAAGAGACTTATCCTAAAatcgggggtgtgtgtgcaaaagaAGAGAGGATAGCAGGAGGTGAATGTGCAGATGTGTTTATACATGTTTTAGATGAAGACTGGGTTCTTGGCCAAGGATCAGTGAGATAGAGCACAGACTTCAAGGTAGCTGTAGATAGTTGTACTTGGCTGGGAATTATACAATGCACTGAATTAATTTATTCCCTTCTTGAGCCTTTGCTGGGGCACGTTTGTCTTAAagagaacacacgaagctgccttatactgaatcagacatttggtccatctaagtcagtattgcctactcagactggcagcggctctccagaacaATGTTCTAAAGCCGCTGGGAGtcccaacttggggggggggggggagccaagcaggatgtaaattttaaaaagggagggagacCTGCATTTGCAAAAGCCCCTCCAACGTGTAAAGCTGTCAATAAAACCCAGGGCGTCCAACCTCTGGGATGTCATTTCTCCCACACTTTCACTCAGGGAGGAGTCTTCcccgtgtcccccccccaccgcgcccTTAACGCATTCAAACAAAACTTTCCCAAACCCCCGAAACTTGGCAGCCAACTGCGCCCGACGCCAAACTCCCTCCGGGAGACCCCCCAGGCCAAGGGTTGGGGGTCTGGCTGCCCTCCGTCCTCTCCTGCCACCCCCCTTGATCCTGATCCCAGaccgggaggggaggagaggggagggtctggcGGTGACCTcctgcagcccccccaccccagatctccccctgcccccactcACCGCGCCTCCTTCCAGCCGGTCAGCCTTTGTGCGCCGCCCCCCGCCAGATCGTGCCCCCCAGCGAAGACCATTTGGATAGGATAAGCTGTGTGAGACAATCGGTTGTCCCCTTGATCCTTGGTCTTTTGTACCCTTTCCATTTAATTGCatacagatggtcccaggttcagtttggCTTCTGCAGTAATTAAAGAgacatttctctgcctgagaccttggagatctATTGCTAGTCTTAGTAATACTAAgcaatggtctgatccagaataagGCAGCTGCTTTTGAGATTCTGCTGATGATAAacttcttttcctgctgtgccAGGAAATTCCTGAGAATGCTGCAGACATCGCCCACCTGTCCTTTCTCCATGAATCCTGTATTATGAATGGAGTAGACCTGCGTCACAGAGATTCGAAATTCTGGAAGTTCATCAAACATCATTGGAAGGTAACTGGGGTCTGTTCCTGGAGGAAGGCACTGAGCTTTCAGAGCAGCTTCACTGGGAAAAGAAGACTGGGACAACTCAGTCCAAAGGCGATAGTGTAAACACTCAGGGTAAAATTGGTAGAAGGAGAATAGAACCTGGGAGTGAGAGTAGGATGGCAAAAGAGGGTCATGTGTGGAGACAAAAGAGCCCAGGGAGGCGAGGGTGGTGGGAGAGTGAAATGCATTATAGATGTCTATATGCCAATGCTAGAATGAGAactagcatggtgtggtggttaaggtgtcagacccaggttcgaatccccactctgccatggaaacttgctgggtgaccttgggccagtcacacactcagcctcgatcctggcaagtatttggatgggagacctccaaggaacaccagggttgtgaactggaggcaggcaatggcaaacaacctctaaatgtctcttgccttgaaaacgttcagggtcaccataagtcagctgtgactgcatggcaatcagtcaatcaatcaatatacacacacaccaatgctAGAAGCCTCCCAGCCAAGACAGGGAGAGCTGGAATAGCTGCTTCAAAATGATAATTTAGTCATAGTGGATGTTTCAGAAATGTGGCGGAATGGGAGAAATCAATGGGACACAGTCATCCTTGAGTATAAGGTCTAtagccatgttggcgaacctatggcacgcgtgcctgagttggcacgcggagccctctctgtgggcacgcgcgggtctGCCTTGGAGTGGCTCGCTGCGGTTGTGTGGGAGGGCCGGCGCACGGCAGCAACGTCcaccccctcccgagcctcccgtcctgcacttccggggctccaaaaggcctccccggTCGGCGTCTAggccccccccctctctcagctgagctgcggctgcaagTGGCGGCATGGCGCGGGACTTTGCCAAGGCTGCCCCTCCGAGCGCAGGGGCTTGGCGCGCGCCGGGTGGGgcgaggggtggggggctggtgTGAAGCTTGGCGAAGGGTTCCTTCCACACGCCGGGCTTGCCAGGGTTGGAGTTTGGCattgcaaagcattgcaaaatGCCAGCGTTGGGTGTTATTGGGGGGGGAGCATCCGAGGTGCATTTCTTCACAGTCCGGCCATtgaggcacgggaggttttgccctggatttgccgctctctagattcacGTTTTCCCTGTCCAGACACCTTTATTGTAATGTATTAAAGTAATGTAATAAAATTGAGTCTCTCTTTGAAAACATAAAAATGCAGAGTTTATAACTCTCTTTGTTAAGGGTGAAAACAGCACAGGGTCATTTTCAAGTAAAAAATAGCAAAATTGGGGAACTTTACAGAGTGGTTGGAAGGTATTCCAGTCTTCCAGGTGCCTTTGTGTTTGGGAACTGTGCAGATCAGAAAGAATTTGGCttacataaaatattaaatagaAGTGACTGGTTTGTAACTCTTTTCTTTGAACACAGCCCAGCTTctgttaaaagggtcaggtaacaGGTGGTACAAGCTAGCCCTGGCAGCAATCAGTGGAACCTTCTGCAACCTCATTGTGATCAATTTGCTAGGCATTTAGTGGACAAatagtgcgatcctaaacagagtttcatgCTTCCTGAAGTCAACAGACTTGGATCATACTACAACTGATGGTGGCCACTGGTCttcacagcaatttttaaagaactacaaatgCTTCTAAAATGGTTTTGGAGGCCACAAGATAGACCCATGGCCACCATTACCTGCAGTCTAGCGGCCCTTAGCAGGGTAaagctctgcttagaattgcaccaAAAACCACCCACATCTAAGGACAATTTGAATTCTGCTTTAATGGCAGCTATACTGTATTGAGCCCAGCTCCTAAATCCAAAGAACCTTTGTCAAGGCCTGATTTAAGGTATCATAAAACCTACCCTCACATTGGCTGGGTGAACCTGGGTGAACTGTAGAAATGGGATTTCTAGTCACCATAAATTATTGTGCACTGGAATGGTTGGTTACAGAGCCAACCAGAGGGGTAGTGATCTTGCACTTGGTTCTGAGTGAGGCCCAAGACTTGGTGTGAGATGTAAAagttgttgtttcatttgggaGCAAGGACTATTAGGTTCAGCATTCTTGTCAATGGAAGGCTAATCCTAAAGTCCAAAACAGAAACATTTGTTTTCAAAAGAGgcaactttacaaaaatgagggaaCTAGTTagatgttagtctcttgccatgaaacccccccaaaaaggggtcgccataagttggctgcgacttgaaggcactttacacacacacacagttagaaGAAAGTTAAAAGGGAAACTCAAGAGTCAGATTCCTAGAGGATGCTTGGATTCACTATTTAAAAACACGCTAATTcaagcccagatagaatgcattctCCAAGTTAGGAAAGGTACTGCCAAGTCTAAAAGGATGCCTGCCTGGTTAACAACATAAGTCAAGAAAGCCATAAAAGACAAAaaggattctttaaaaaaatgaaagttccATCCCAAGGAAATGAAAGGAGCCACAGGGTCTGCAAAAGAAGAGTAAGTTATTAATTGAtggaaagtcccatcaagtcacagccgacttacggcaatgccatagggttttcaaagcaagagatgttcagaggcagtttgccattgcctgcctctgcatagcaaccccagatttccttggtggtctcccatccaagtactaaccagggccagtcctgcttagcttctgagatttaacAAGATCAGAATCGCCtgagctatccaagtcagggcaagttAAAaaatttttgctgtcaagtcacagccaatttatggtgaccctgtagggttttcaaggcaagagacgttcagaggtggtttgccattgcctgcctccaagtcatccagagctggaaaaagtacaaaaaaggGAATTCATGATTATTAAGGGGTTGGAACACCTTTTCTATGACGTAAGCCATTGGATTCACAGAAAAGAAAGATTTGCATAGTCTTGTCAGAACCCCAGATTAATTCCAAAGAGAATGGCTGTGAAGCTGGTTTCTGCCTGCAGTGTGGTGGTTCCGCTATGCAGTGTGTATCTGACTTCAGTGTGGGTCCTCTGCATGTGAAAGCTGTTGAGATTGGGAACTGAGTGACTTTCCTCTTGGCcctgtttccccaccccctgccaatgGCTTCTAATTTGGCATGATGTTAACCTGGTAGTGTGTGTGGCCATCTCAGGCTGACTTTAATCCTTATAGCACACTGGGCCCTGGAGGGTATTTTCTTTAACAAGTGagctagaaatattttaaaaaataaaaatgtcctgTACTCAGACTTGATTCTGACACTGCTTCctgacacccccccacccacgcTGTTTGTTTTAGTTTCTTGTGACAAACGTGGCCAGAGTTTGAAGTCCTCATTTGTAAGCTGCTTCTTGCTGTCTCTCTCCTAGGCGGAATGGCAGCCGGATCCAGAGCCAGAGACACACTGTTCCTGCTTGATTGTGAAACACAGCGTAACCATTTTTGGCAAGCACCTCTCCTTGCTGGATTTGATGGTTTCAGCCAGGCAGGTATGGCACTCGGCCACCAGGGCTAAAGGTCCTCTGCTGTGTCCAGTGGGGAAATGATGCAACTTCTAGCTTTTGCTTTAGGCTGTACAGAAAAGAGGCTAGGAAAGGTAATTAGCTCAGCTCCCCTTAACTAGAAAACTTTCCGGCATTGGTTACTAGCCAAAACCAGAAGTGCCtacccagatgtgtgtgtgtaacgtgccgtcgtagctgaattatggcgacccctttagggggttttcatggcaagagactaacagaggtggtttgccagtgccttcctctgcacagcaaccctggtattccttggtggtctcccatccaaatactaaccagggctgaccctgcttagcttctgagatctgacgacatcaggctagcctgggccatccaggtcagggccctaccCAGATAGCTGAGCATATTCTTATCCTATGCCCAAAGGCAGAAATGGGCAGTATGCCCACAACAGCATGTCCTGATgatggctgctgtgtgtgttATTCCTACATTTGTCTCATCCTTCTGGCTGCTGAGATGCTTGAAAATATGTGGTTTGAAATTTTGGAAGGTGGAAGAGCTTCCCTATAAGGATTTCCAATAGCTGGAAGATGTGGAGATGGCCACCGATATTAATTAAAGAAAGGAACAATTTAATTAAAAGGTTAAATCGGGATGCGGAGGTGGAGTTTCGgtgccctcttccttccttcagaCTTGGcaaaagcagaataaattatgtgaAACAAGGTGAATTCTGCCACTAGGATTAAATTTATGCAAAACTAGCTGCAGAATGTGGCTGATTTGGACTCAGAGTTTGATTGGCAAGTATCCCAGCTTGGCCCAAGACTGGAAATTAAAGAACCTTCTACATGCTGTGTCTGAACCAAGGAAGGTGTTCTTCCATTGCTTCCAATTTAGAATCACCTCTCTcatttatgccctgacctggatggcctaggctagtctgatctcgtcagatcttggaaagctaagcagggttggccctggttagtacttggatgggagaccaccaaggaatagcagggttgctgtgcagagaccaccaaggaataccggggtcgctatgcagaggaaggcacctgttagtctcttgccttgaaaaccccatatgtcagctatgacttgacggcactttacacacgctcTCTTTTACAGATCCATCAAATGCTACAGTTGAGCATCATTTTGAAGCTCTGTCCACCCCAGAGATGCTCCCTTTTAGCCACTCTACTGATTCCACTCTGAATCACAGAAAAATTCCTCAGTCCTAAAGGGGAAAGTCTCAGGAATGGCATGAATCATGCTTGGAGTAGGCAGGCTGTTGTGTGGATGTGCCCCTTTAATGCGAGGGCTTCCTGCTTTCCATGTGGGGAAAAATCCCTATGTGGGAGCAGCttaaaatccagaaaacatgattTGAAGAAGctattcagagagccagtgtggtgtagtggttaagagcggtggtttggagcagcagagtctgctctggagaaccgggtttgattccccactcctccacataagcgacagaggctaatctggtgaactggatttgtttctccactcctacacacgaaaccagctgggtgaccttgggctagtcaccgctctctcagcccctcccacctcacagggtgtctgttgtggggaggggaagggacagtgattgttagccagtttgattctcccttaagtggcaaagaaagtcagcatataaaaaccaactcttattcttctattTCAGTTAATTGATTTCACCATaacttgtggcagtgaatttcacgAGTCAGTTTTGCATTGTGTTGAATCAGTAAATCATCCCCACTGGCCGACTTAacgtgactctctctctctcttgccagaTTGGGCCTGGCTTGGTATTCCTGCATTTTAAGCATTCTTTCCTAGGCCAGGGGGTCATGATCCATAGCGTAACACCTGTGGAACCTCTTCTGCAGCATGTGATCCATCGGATTTACTACCAGAAAAGCATACCTGGCTTTATCCCCAAGTTCATCTTGTGGGCAGAAAGCATCCAGGTGAGCGAGTTTCTGTGTGCCCATGCAGGTTGTTGCATTCTTTGAAAGGAGACCTGGGAGACTGGGGCAGGATGTTTGTAGAGGGGCTGAGGAATGGCCAGCTGGAACCTCCCTTGCACACTTCAGTGAGGGCAGCAAGCAGCAGCGTGTGTTGCAGCAGTGCGAGCTTCTCTTCCCCAGGGTGCCTCTTGCCAGCCTGTCTTCATTGCATGAGATAATGCCAAGCGCTGCTCATACATAAACTTGGTGGGGTGGAagatgtcacatgaagctgccttctactgaatcagacccttggtccatccaagtcagtattgtctacttagaccggcagcgactctccagggtctcaggcaggtttttcacctcacctacttgcctagtccctttaactggagatgctggggattgaacctgggaccttctgcatgccaagcaaaggctctaccactgagatccTCAGCATAGCAACAATAAGGGCCAGATACACACACTTTGATGTCAAAAGGCTAGGGCTTCTGGCCCTTGCTGTTATCAATCTAACTAAATGATATAAGGAAAGCAAATGTTGATCTGCTTAATTTGCATTGAGCACACTCAGCCTTTGGCATCTTGGTTGCTTGGCTTTTCTAATAAATAGGTGCTTGTAACCTTGTCTTCTCTCCAGTTTGAGCGGGACATCATGATCTGGAATAACAAGCAGTACATCTCAAAGCCGCTGCTGGTGAAGGAGGACGCTGCCATCCAGAGGCACCGGCGTTGGTACTCCCAATTCTACAGTGCCCATAGTCCAACGTTCACAAGTCAGAACAATGGGCTAGACTGGTGACTGCAATGCCAGCTTGCTGTGCAATGCCATCGGAGCCCTTTTTTCCTCCAGCTAAGGTCAGAGCTGGGTGAAAAGGTGCCGTGGACTCCCTCAGTCTCGGGGGAGAGGGGTGCAGTTAAGGAATGTTATATTAAATGTTGTTGGCACCTCAGCCTTTTTGCTGTCTGGATGGAACAGAAACTTTGCTTTCCTAAGCTAACGCATGGAGCAGCCACAGTCCTACTTGTAGCCCTTGGAAGACCATATGAAAATGAAAAGCCCCTTTGGCCATGTTCTGCTGAAGATGCTTCTCCCAGTTCCATTCCTGTGGCACTTGCATGAGGGGGCTGGGAAGCCCCACACTTAAGCAGCGCCAGCAGACGCCTTCCAAAGGAGCAGCCTGGTCTCCCAACCTATCACCCTTGGCTTGTTGTGGGCCTGAGCTAAGGGTTAATAAAAACACTGAGTGAAAacgcgtggtgtggttaagagcggtggtttggagcggtggactctgatctggagaaccgggtttgattccccactcctccacatgagtggtgggcgctaatctggtgaactggatttgtttccccgctcctacacataaagccagctgggtgaccttgggcaagtacaGTTcaattaagagctctctcagccccacttacctcacagggtgtctgtggggagggaaagggaaggtgattgtaagacggtttgagtctcccttaagtggtagagaaaggcggcgtataaaaaccagctcttcttcttttgcaagtAGATGAAAGCCTGAGCTAAGGGTTGATATACTGAGCTAAGAATTAATAAAATGCGGTAATGAGACAGGATTCTAGAAGAACATTGTTTTCCCCCccgatattttattaattttttaacaagaaaaaaacacacacatacatatacaatcACACAGATTCTGTTCTTTCggggaatagatttcttcttaTATCTAATACTTCTTAtatgattatttcagtgttatacaatatacttaataaatcctgtATCTATATAATC
This window encodes:
- the LOC130486826 gene encoding cholesterol 7-desaturase nvd-like; the encoded protein is MVSAVDQQLDQQLDQNEVQRPSQHDSTIINDVSASASLPQTSTWKKRAYLICIRRSFWSPEAASHRQKSGASGVPVPDGPGRCARARPPESRTKPLGRAPCKGRRERAARPACAAGPLAAGGPSRAGALPRPGLARPQPAGQVAPIRAARLLAGGERRGGMDWAWGALALLPAATPWGLALLAALGGAAWLARRPLRLWRGPEAAGYLGEAGWSRAQVARRVRRGRRTGQLPPVYPNGWFCLLESARLRRGEVRGVAALGQQFAVFRDPNGKSYVVDAYCPHLGANLSVGGHVVGSCIECPFHGWQFSGKDGKCTRIPYAEKVPEFAKIKVWPSCEVGGVILVWYHCDGVNPTWQVPELEEVASGAWTFHGITDHFVSAHIEEIPENAADIAHLSFLHESCIMNGVDLRHRDSKFWKFIKHHWKAEWQPDPEPETHCSCLIVKHSVTIFGKHLSLLDLMVSARQIGPGLVFLHFKHSFLGQGVMIHSVTPVEPLLQHVIHRIYYQKSIPGFIPKFILWAESIQFERDIMIWNNKQYISKPLLVKEDAAIQRHRRWYSQFYSAHSPTFTSQNNGLDW